In Phormidium ambiguum IAM M-71, one DNA window encodes the following:
- a CDS encoding AraC family transcriptional regulator, whose product MGTSAPCNNPSSDIRWTLILEVFSTEATSKIGDIDYIHAHLNCDLSLAELASVVNISPTYFASLFKRTMGISPHQYVIQRRVEQANFSSKIYRF is encoded by the coding sequence ATGGGAACTTCAGCTCCTTGCAACAACCCCTCCAGTGACATCAGGTGGACATTAATACTTGAGGTTTTCTCTACGGAAGCAACAAGTAAAATAGGAGACATCGATTACATTCATGCTCATCTGAATTGTGATTTATCCTTAGCTGAACTAGCAAGTGTAGTTAACATCAGCCCGACTTACTTTGCAAGTTTGTTTAAACGAACGATGGGGATTTCGCCCCATCAGTATGTGATTCAACGGCGCGTGGAACAGGCAAATTTCTCGTCCAAAATTTACAGATTCTGA
- a CDS encoding hydrolase translates to MSKNPKIGLEGLLRPEDSILVLIDHQPYQFTNLNSHEPTMIINNVIGLAKSAKLFNVPTILTTVIEERGGYIIKGLQDVFPDQKPINRTFINTWEDPNVTDVVKKSGRKQLILAALWTEICLAMPAIQALGEGYEVFIVTDASGGVTAEAHDMAVRRMVQAGAVPINCMAVLAEWQRDWARTETSAGVSDIILEHGGASAVALAWELQLLATTPPVTSGGH, encoded by the coding sequence ATGTCTAAAAATCCAAAAATCGGCTTAGAAGGACTGCTTCGTCCAGAAGATAGCATCCTGGTACTGATTGACCACCAGCCTTACCAGTTCACCAACCTGAACAGCCATGAACCTACGATGATCATTAACAATGTGATTGGTCTTGCTAAATCGGCAAAGTTGTTCAACGTACCCACAATCCTGACCACAGTCATTGAAGAGAGAGGGGGTTACATCATCAAGGGACTACAGGATGTTTTTCCCGATCAAAAACCGATCAACCGCACTTTCATCAATACTTGGGAAGATCCAAATGTTACAGATGTAGTGAAGAAAAGTGGCCGCAAGCAACTTATACTTGCTGCGCTTTGGACCGAGATCTGTCTCGCAATGCCTGCAATCCAGGCACTGGGTGAGGGTTATGAAGTATTCATCGTTACCGATGCTTCGGGGGGTGTTACTGCGGAAGCTCATGATATGGCTGTTCGCCGGATGGTTCAGGCTGGTGCAGTTCCAATCAACTGCATGGCTGTACTTGCTGAATGGCAGCGTGACTGGGCACGCACAGAAACATCTGCGGGTGTATCAGATATTATTCTTGAGCATGGCGGTGCTAGTGCAGTGGCCCTTGCATGGGAACTTCAGCTCCTTGCAACAACCCCTCCAGTGACATCAGGTGGACATTAA